A genomic stretch from Thauera sp. GDN1 includes:
- the dusB gene encoding tRNA dihydrouridine synthase DusB has protein sequence MQFAGFTLRNNLFVAPMAGVTDRPFRQLCKKLGAGVAVSEMVTSNSLLYGSEKTRRRADHTGEVDPISVQIAGADPAMMAEAAKYNADNGAQIIDINMGCPAKKVCNVMAGSALMQDEPLVARILEAVVEAVPDTPVTLKFRTGWNRANKNAPTIARIAEDSGIRAIAIHGRTRADQYMGEAEYDTIAHVKTLVKIPVIANGDITSPQKAKYVLDYTGVDGVMIGRAAQGRPWIFREIEHFLATGELLPAPLVSEIHQVCREHLADLYAFYGDDRGVKIARKHISWYTKGLVGSAAFRRAMNQIPDIPAQLAAVDDFFGQLAEADARLSYEADPQAEYPQELAA, from the coding sequence ATGCAGTTCGCCGGCTTCACCTTGCGCAACAATCTTTTCGTCGCCCCCATGGCCGGGGTGACGGACCGTCCTTTCCGCCAGTTGTGCAAGAAACTGGGGGCCGGCGTTGCCGTGTCCGAGATGGTCACCTCCAACTCCCTGCTCTACGGCAGCGAGAAGACCCGCCGCCGCGCCGATCACACCGGCGAGGTCGATCCGATCTCGGTGCAGATCGCCGGCGCCGACCCGGCGATGATGGCCGAGGCCGCGAAGTACAACGCCGATAACGGCGCGCAGATCATCGACATCAACATGGGCTGCCCGGCCAAGAAGGTGTGCAACGTGATGGCCGGCTCGGCGCTGATGCAGGACGAGCCGCTGGTCGCGCGCATCCTCGAGGCGGTGGTCGAGGCCGTGCCGGATACCCCGGTCACGCTCAAGTTCCGCACCGGCTGGAACCGCGCCAACAAGAACGCACCGACGATCGCCCGCATCGCCGAGGACTCCGGCATCCGCGCCATCGCCATCCACGGCCGCACGCGCGCCGACCAGTACATGGGCGAAGCCGAGTACGACACCATCGCCCACGTCAAGACGCTGGTGAAGATCCCGGTGATCGCCAACGGCGACATCACCAGCCCGCAGAAGGCCAAGTACGTGCTCGACTACACCGGCGTCGACGGCGTCATGATCGGGCGCGCGGCACAGGGCCGGCCGTGGATCTTCCGCGAGATCGAGCATTTCCTCGCCACCGGCGAGCTGCTGCCCGCGCCGCTGGTGAGCGAGATTCATCAGGTCTGTCGCGAGCACCTCGCCGACCTCTACGCCTTCTACGGCGACGATCGCGGCGTGAAGATCGCGCGCAAGCACATCTCCTGGTACACCAAGGGCCTGGTCGGCTCGGCCGCCTTCCGCCGTGCGATGAACCAGATCCCCGACATCCCCGCCCAGCTCGCCGCGGTCGACGACTTCTTCGGCCAGCTCGCCGAAGCCGACGCGCGCCTGAGCTACGAGGCGGATCCGCAAGCCGAATACCCGCAGGAACTCGCAGCATGA
- the purH gene encoding bifunctional phosphoribosylaminoimidazolecarboxamide formyltransferase/IMP cyclohydrolase — MNVTQALISVSDKRGVLDFARELSALGIKLLSTGGTASLLREAGLPVTDVSEHTGFPEMLDGRVKTLHPKVHGGILARRDLAEHMETIAAHDIGRIDLVVVNLYPFQQTVAKPDCSLEDAIENIDIGGPTMVRAAAKNHGNEEGGVGIVTDPEDYAGIVAELKANTGKLSHKTRFALAVKAFTHTARYDSAISNYLTALVTNEAGDVSLQTYPERLQLAFDKVQDLRYGENPHQSAAFYRQPGAAEGGIAGYSQLQGKELSYNNIADADAAWECVKAFDGSAAACVIVKHANPCGVAVAASALEAYKKAFSTDPTSAFGGIIAFNGEVDRAAAEAVSAQFLEVLIAPSYTADALELLASKKNVRVLSCPLGQPAGAFDYKRVGGGLLVQSADEARIQIADLKVVTKRAPTEAEMRDMLFAWRVAKYVKSNAIVYCKDGMTVGVGAGQMSRVDSARIAKIKAENAGLQIAGCVVASDAFFPFRDGLDVLAQAGATAVIQPGGSMRDEEVIAAADEQNIAMVFTGFRHFRH; from the coding sequence ATGAACGTGACCCAAGCCCTGATCAGTGTCTCCGACAAACGCGGCGTGCTCGACTTCGCCCGCGAGCTTTCCGCCCTCGGCATCAAGCTGCTGTCGACCGGCGGCACCGCCAGCCTGCTGCGCGAAGCCGGCCTGCCGGTCACCGACGTCTCCGAGCACACCGGCTTCCCCGAGATGCTCGACGGCCGCGTCAAGACCCTGCATCCGAAGGTGCATGGCGGCATCCTTGCCCGCCGCGACCTCGCCGAGCACATGGAGACGATCGCCGCCCACGACATCGGCCGCATCGACCTCGTGGTCGTGAACCTCTATCCCTTCCAGCAGACCGTGGCCAAGCCCGACTGCTCGCTGGAGGACGCGATCGAGAACATCGACATCGGCGGCCCCACCATGGTGCGTGCCGCGGCCAAGAACCACGGCAACGAGGAAGGCGGCGTCGGCATCGTGACCGACCCCGAGGACTACGCCGGCATCGTCGCCGAACTCAAGGCCAACACCGGCAAGCTCAGCCACAAGACCCGCTTCGCGCTCGCGGTGAAGGCCTTCACCCACACCGCGCGCTACGACTCGGCCATCTCCAACTACCTCACCGCGCTGGTCACCAACGAGGCCGGCGACGTGTCCCTGCAGACCTATCCCGAGCGCCTGCAGCTGGCCTTCGACAAGGTGCAGGACCTGCGCTACGGCGAGAACCCGCACCAGTCCGCGGCCTTCTACCGCCAGCCCGGCGCGGCCGAGGGCGGCATCGCCGGCTACAGCCAGCTGCAGGGCAAGGAACTGTCGTACAACAACATCGCCGACGCCGATGCGGCCTGGGAATGCGTGAAGGCCTTCGACGGCTCCGCCGCCGCCTGCGTCATCGTCAAGCACGCCAACCCCTGTGGCGTGGCCGTCGCTGCCAGCGCACTCGAGGCCTACAAGAAAGCCTTCTCCACCGACCCCACCTCGGCCTTCGGCGGCATCATCGCCTTCAACGGCGAGGTCGACCGCGCCGCGGCCGAAGCCGTGTCGGCGCAGTTCCTCGAAGTGCTGATCGCCCCGTCCTACACCGCCGACGCGCTCGAGCTGCTCGCCAGCAAGAAGAACGTGCGCGTGCTCAGTTGCCCGCTCGGCCAGCCCGCCGGCGCCTTCGACTACAAGCGCGTGGGCGGCGGTCTGCTGGTGCAGAGTGCCGACGAGGCCCGCATCCAGATCGCCGACCTCAAGGTGGTGACCAAGCGCGCACCTACCGAAGCGGAAATGCGCGACATGCTGTTCGCCTGGCGCGTGGCCAAGTACGTCAAGTCGAACGCCATCGTGTATTGCAAGGACGGCATGACCGTCGGCGTCGGCGCCGGTCAGATGAGCCGGGTCGACTCCGCCCGCATCGCCAAGATCAAGGCCGAGAACGCCGGCCTGCAGATCGCCGGCTGCGTGGTCGCCTCGGACGCCTTCTTCCCCTTCCGCGACGGCCTCGACGTGCTCGCCCAGGCCGGCGCCACCGCGGTGATCCAGCCCGGCGGCTCGATGCGCGACGAAGAGGTGATCGCCGCCGCCGACGAGCAGAACATCGCCATGGTGTTCACCGGCTTCCGCCACTTCCGCCACTAA
- a CDS encoding helix-turn-helix domain-containing protein, translating to MSRSNEIADAVVRTLDQYFRDLDGEKPAAIHDMVIRNVERPMLEFVLQRANGNQTVAAEMLGINRNTLRRKLTDYELL from the coding sequence ATGAGTCGCAGCAACGAGATCGCGGACGCCGTCGTCCGCACGCTGGACCAGTATTTCCGCGACCTCGACGGCGAGAAACCCGCCGCAATCCACGACATGGTGATCCGCAACGTCGAGCGCCCGATGCTGGAGTTCGTGCTCCAGCGCGCCAACGGCAACCAGACGGTGGCGGCCGAGATGCTCGGCATCAACCGCAACACGCTGCGCCGCAAGCTGACCGATTACGAACTGCTCTGA